The DNA window AAAGCATGAGCTACCTCTGCTCGGGTTGCGTTTTCTTTTGGATATATTCCGTCTAACCTTTCTTTTACTATTTCACTGTTTATCATCAGTTCTACACTTTTTAGAGCGTAGGATGATATATCATTACTGTCACTAAAGTTCAGATATGATTTATCTGTTGGTTTGATATTAGGATATTCTCCTGATATTTCTATGCATTTTTGTAGTATTACCATCATATCTTGTCTGCTGACAGGTTCTAGTGGCTTAAACATGTTGTTACCACAGCCTTTTACTAAGCCTATTTCTTTTGCTACCATTATTGATTTTGCATAGTATTTACTAGAATCTACATCATCAAATACTGTCTCACTATCACTTGTAAAGTTTTCTGTGCTTTTGCTTTTAAATTCAAAGTGTTTTACCATCAATGTAACCAAATCTGCTCTTGAAATAGCTTTTTCTGGTTTGAATTCATCTTTGCTTACTCCTTTTATGATATCTCTTGCTGTTAGGGCTTCTATGCCTTCTTTTGCCCAGTGATTTTCTATGTCTTTGAAAGTTGGTTCTACATACATTACGCCATAATCACTTAGATGCTTTGTTGTAAAATAGAGTTTACCATTTTGATAGCAGCTTGATTTTAGTATTTGTATATTGCCTTTTCGGTCGTAATATACGGCTACAAATTTATGACCGTCTTTATTTTTTTTGTCATCTAAGTTAATAGTAATAGCTATTTCTTCATCACCTTCCCAGTCTACTTTTTTACCGTTTATTTTTAAGGAAATGTTATAGACTGTCATTTCTCCTATTTCATTCTTTTCTTCTTCGGATAAGCCTAATTCTTCTTTATTTGTTGGCTCCATAATCAACTCTACTTGTTTTTCTTTTTCTGTAAACATTTCATTTAACAAGGTCACTTGTAAATCTTTATTTTTTACTGTTAGCTCCACAGATGCTTTGTTTCCTAGGAAGTTATTTGGTAATCTAAAAGTTGTTTTACCTTTACTGGTTGACTTTGCCTCTACACTTACCCTAATGATTCCTTGCGCATTTGGTTTTGCTTTCTTAATTTCATCATTAGATTTTTCAGTAGGTGTTTTTTGTACTGGGGCATAATTACTACTGCTACCTCTTGAGCTACTTCCTCCACCTGTGCTACCTTTAGCCACATTTATCTCACAGCTTGGTGCTGATATATTATTATTATTATCTACTCCACTTGGGAATGTTCCCCATGTTGCTGTGAAGGTATAGTTACCTGCTACTTTTGCATTATATCCATCTGTATCTATCCAGCTTATTGGTACACTTGCTGTATTTCCATTTTCTAGATTTACTGTTATATCCGATGGTAATGCATATACTACCTCACTTACTGTTTTATACTGTACATTATTATGTGCTACATCTCCTGTTTGAAATAAGGTTACTGGTGCATAACTTGCTATACTGTTGGTGCTTGGTGGAGCTGTTGTGATTGTCACCTGTGATACTTTGCTATCTATCTTCGCTACTTTATTTCCACTTACACGATTATTGGTATTGGTTACTTCACAATAATAATAGCTGATTCCTACATTACTTGTATCTACTGCATAAACTGCTGTGGTTACAGAGAGTGGCTGTGAATTTGATTTGTTTTTATTATCGGTCTTATACCATTTATAGCTGATTGTTCCTCCATCACTTACTGTTGCTGCTGCGTCTAATGTTATACGCTCTCCTATTTGACCTGCTTTGTCTGTTAGATTGTTTGTGATGTTTGGCATTTCTGCATCAGTATATGTCCCTTGTTCCACATTTATCTCACAGATTGGCGCAGATATATTATAATCATTATCTACTCCACTTGGGAATGTTCCCCATGTAGCTGTGAAGGTATAGTTACCTGCTACTTTTGCATTATAACCATCTGTATCTATCCAGCTTATTGGTACACTTGCGGTACTTCCATTTTCTAGATTTACTGTTATATCCGATGGTAATGCATATACTACCTCACTTACTGTTTTATACTGTACATTATTATGTGCCACATCTCCTGTTTGAGATAAGGTTACTGGTGTATAGCTTGCTATGCTGTTGGAGCTTAATGTGGCTTTTGTGATTGTTACCTGTGATACATTACTATCTACCTTTACTACCTTATTTCCCTTAACACTATTGTTTGTATTGGTTACTTCACAGTAATAATAGCTGATTCCTACACTGCTTGTATCTACTGCATAAACTGCTGTGGTTACAGAAAGTGGCTGTGGATTTGATTTGTTTTTATTATCGGTCTTATACCACTTGTAGCTGATTGTTCCTCCATCACTTACTGTTGCTGAGACATCTAACATTATACTCTCTCCTATTTGACCTATTATATTGTTTGTGATTACTGGAGCTTCAGCATTGGTATATGTTCCTTGGGCTACATTTACCTCACAGCTTGGAGCAATTATTGTATCATCATTATCTACTCCACTTGGCAGTGTCCCCCATGTTGCTGTGAAGGTATAGTTACCTGCTACTTTTGCATTATATCCATCTGTATCTGCCCAGCTTACTGGTATATTCTCTGTACTTCCATTTTCTAAGGTTACTATTATATCCGATGGTAATGCAGATATTACCTCACTTGCTGTTTTATACTGTACATTATTATGGGCTACATCTCCTGTTTGGGATAAGGTTACTGGTGTATAGCTTGCTATGCTGCTGGGGGCTATTGATACTGTTACTTCCCAGTCCTGAGTTCCACTTTCTGCTGTTACGGTATAGGTCACTGGACTACTAAAATTTCTAGCTACCCCACTTGCTGGATTAATTGTTGCTTTTGATACTATGCCTATTGTTGGGACTAGATTTGTTACATCTGTTCCATTGGCTACCTCTATATTTACTGTATGATTGCTTGGGTTGATGGTAGCTTTCCCTGTTTGTTCATTTAATGCAAAACTTGTTATATCGTTATCACTAACAACTTCTAAATAACCATTATTCAGATAATACTGTACATTGTTCCTTTCCAAGTAATATTGGAATTCACTACCTGTTCCCACACCAAACCAAGGTTGAATCTTACCCGATCGTACTTCAAATGGTTTTATTACTTTATAAATAAAGTAAGGTTTCGTTTCTTTTGTTCCCGGTGTTAAACTTCGTTCTTTATAAGCAACGCCCTCTTGCCATAAACAGGAGCCACCCGGATAGCCGTACCGATCAATCAATGTATCTACAGGTAGTATGATATAATTTTCAGTGCCTTCTATAAAACCATGATTATCAGGCCATTTATAAGAGAGATAATAGGTTGGTTGTGAAGTATCACCATTTTTTACAGCTTTATCTGCAAAACGATATATCCAACCTCCTTTTGTTGCAAGAAGCAGCCTTACATCTTCTACGGTTTTTCCTCGATCTGGCTGTTGCCATCTTGGCTTTTTATAGGTAATAGACAATAAATCGTATATATTTTCGTCCGTAAGATAGCGAAAATCTGCATTTTCGATGACTTCATACGCATCATAAATTGTATAAGCCTCCTCGAAATCCTTTAACACCCGTTCAAAATTTGAGAGTTCAACAGCTGTCTCCGCGTAGGCAACACTTGTCATCTTCCCATCAGATTGCATCCATCCAAATGAAAGCAATACAATTAAAATAACCATATAGGATATGCTTCTTATTTGATTGTTTTTCTTCATCTTTATATCCATTCCTTTCACTTTGCTCAAGGTACAAAACAAAAATAAACTACTATCCCTTACTTTCAATACTTGGTATTTCACCCATATAAGCAATACAATATTTCATACCTTTCGGTGTATCATCTTTCAAGTTAGGTAAACAAAAATATAGATCTTCACAAGTACCATACTTACTACCTATCATCATATAGAGTTTGGGATACTTGCTTTTTTCTAGCTTTCTCCCATCACACTCAAAGAAACCCATAGGTACATCATCATAGGTAAAGAGTTTTATTTCACCAATATTAACCATTTACACGCTCTCCTTTATCTTTTTTTATCATTATAGCTAAATATTTTTTCGATTTCCTCTACCGAAAGTTATATTTTGAAAAAAAAAAAATAAAAAAATATCCCTTTTTTCAAAGGGATTGTGATTGTCTGTTATGAATCAATTAAAGGTTATTCTGCAATTATCTTACTTAAATGATATGCTGGTCTTTTGCCATAATGATTGCTTTTCTTCTGTTATTTACGCCAAGCTTTGTATAGATACTATTCAGGTGAGATTTTACTGTTCCTACGGATATGAATTCTATCTCACTTATTTTTTGGTTAGAATCTCCCTTTGATAAATGTTTTAGGATTTCTATTTCTCTAGGGGTTAGTACATTGTTATAGTTGTCTGAGTTTTTATCAGTATTTAAGTTACTTATACCATCAAGTTTATATATTAGATATGGTAAGACTAGATGAATTAAATCTATTATTTTATCTTTATTATGGCTAATTGCTTCTATATAAAATATACCTATTTCTATTCCAAATACCTGTATCGGTAAGATGATAATAAGTTTTTCTTTATCGCTGTTCTTATTTTTTATAATCGTATCTGAAAGCCTTTTTGACATGATTAGTAATTCCTTGTCAATAGATGAGTTATCTTTTATAGCCCTATATGGAAAATAATGTATTGCTGGCATATTTTCTTTTTTTTCATAGGCTAATTTATAGGTATTATTTTCATTAAGTAATACACAAGCATAGTTACATAAGCTACTTTCAACAATACTATTAAGAAAATATTTAAAGGCTTCATTTTCATCCATGTTTTGCATAGCTTGTAATATTAAATAGCCACTTGTATTTTCTTCAGCTTCACTGTTTTGAAATTTTTCATTTTCATCATCATTTGAAATATACTTTTGAAGAGCTTTTGTCCCCTCTGATGAATAAAAGCTTTTTAATTCAGGTATACTGTTACATATTTCTGCTAATCTGTTTCCTATGACTAAAAGCAGATGATTGGATTTCTTCTTTGCTATTGATATACCTTTGTTGATATAACCTATTGATAATTCTTTATCGCCAAATACTTTTTCATACATGCCTTTAACAAAGTAGTATCTGGCTAAATGATTTTTTTCGTAATGACTTATTGTATTTTCTAAAAATATTCTATTTTCATCAATAATAGCTTTATCTATTGCTTGTTGACCCTTATCTAAGTTTTTATGATATTCGAGCATAATCAGTGTTGTAATAAAAATCATTTGGATATAGGCTATATGTCCTTTTACTTCTACAAAATGATTTTGCAATAACTTAATCGCCCTATACACTTTTTCTATATGGTTATTTATGTAACTGGCTAAAATACTAAACCAGATGCCTACCATAGCTTCAATTTTTATTTGCTCTGATGATAACGTTATTGCTTTTTTGATTTTTAATTCTTTAGCATAATTATCAAATATTGAATTTACATAGGTATTGATAAAATGTGTTCCTTCTACTGAGGTTATATCAAGCATTTCTATCCTCTGCCTTATGGCAAGTGATGCCTCGGAGACATTTTTGCCTGTTATACAATAAGCAAACATAAGAGATGCTAGGCTATATTCAAAATGAGTAATAATGCCTTTTTCTAAGCAAGTTAGATTATTTTTTTCTAAAAGTTGTATGGTTTGGTAAATATCGTTCGACCAATGATGTACAAATGTTAAATAGAAAGCTATGGTTTCTTGAACAAACTCTTCTTCACTGTTAAAATCTATATTGTTCATAACAATATCTGAAAGTTGTTTTCCCATTTTATAATTATGAAGTAAATTGAACATTATAAAAGAACAGGATGTCAATGCAAACAACTTGTATTTGCTCTTTGTTTTTTTGAGGGCTAGGTTTGAGATTAATAGCAAACTATATTGAAAGTGTGATTGACATAATATTTTTGTAGATGGTATCATTCTGTATAGTATATATTGTTCGTCTATAACATTTTCAGCTTCATCTTTACAAACCCATGTATCTAAGTTATCCAAAGTATTGAAGTCATTAAAGCTTGCTATCAAAGCTTCCTTGTTGTTTATGTTATATTCAAAACCAAGGATTTCTAGCATTTTAATACCTGTGTTCATAGCTTCTTTGTGATTTCCTGTATAAGCAAACATATTCATTTGTTCATCTTCTATTTTAAGTAAGTGATTTTTATCACTTGACCTTTCTTTCATCTGATCGTATATGCTTTTGGCACTCTCCAAATCACCTAGTAAGTAGTGACACTTTGCCAGTTTAAATAAAATTTCGTTGTTGTGTAAATTCGTGTTTTTGTCCATTATTTCTTTACAAGTAATTAGAATCTCTCGTATTTTTTTGTAGTTCACATTATGCTGGCAAGCTTCACTTAAGATATAAAACCATTCTTTTGTTCTTTTCTTGCTCCACTTTATATTTCTACTATTCATAATTGCTGTCACCAATAGTGACCATAAGTTTTTATCTGTTTTATAAAATTCTGTTAGATCTTTTGCTATGGCATAATAGATATGCTCTCTTTGTTTGCTATCTATGTTTTTATAGATATATTCAAAGATAATATCATGGGTAAAGCTGTATCTTTCGTCTGTGATGAATATAAAAGATTTTTCTATAAGACTTTTTATAATTGTATCTGATTTTTGGCTAAATATTTTTTCAAAGTATCTCCTAGAAATATCACCACCAAAGCATGATAAATATTCTAAGAATAATTTTTCATTATTATTTAGCTCTAAAACTCTTGATAGCATAACTTCATTTACATTTTCGGAAATATTTGATTTTGTTAGCTTATCTATATGTACTATATATCTATCATCATGACTATGTTCAATAATTTGCTTCGATCTAAATTCATCTATGACTTTTGTAATATAAAATGGATTTCCAAGAGTAATACTGTAAATGTATCTTGCTAAGTAATCAGAGTGTATAATATCTTTACTTGTTCGTTCTGTTATTATCTTCTTAACTTCTGTTTCTTTTAATGGGCATAGCTCTACTACGCCATATGATTTTTCTTCTTTTGATAATTGAGTAAATTCGTCTCTATAGGATAGTATAAAGGTTGCGTTAATTGACTTATCCTTTATTAGTGCTTTTATCATATCGAGAGAATTCTCATCAGCCCATTGTATATCGTCTAAATGAATGCATATATTGCCTAATGTATTTACTATAAGCTTTACAAAGTTGTTGACAGCTTTTCTAATCTTATATTTTTGACGAGTGTAATCTTTTATTTGCTTGATTTTTGTGTCTTTAAAGATTTTTGAAACAGTATCTGCAAAATATGCAATATATTCAAGTTCTGTATGGAGAGTGTTTTTTATTTGATAGATTAATGGATTAAATTTCTTTGTAGGTAGGACGAGTATTTGCTCCATAATTTTATCTATTAAGTTTTTGATTAGCGTAAATTCCATTATATACTGGTGGTTTTGCTTGCATGTAATGACCTTTACGTTAGGGTAGGTCTTTAATATATTCCTAATGGCAAAAGTTTTTCCTATTCCTGATGAACCTTTTACTAATAGTACATTTTTATTGATATTTTTGTATAATTGATTTATCTGATTTTTTAGTTCTTCTCTTCCTATTACTGTATCAATATGATTCATCGTTTACACCTTCGTTCATTAAGATTTTATAGTTTTTCAATAAGTATATAGTATTCTTTTAGCAATTAAATGATGCTTTAATTTTATCATATTCCTATTTTACGCTCTACTTTTTGTAGGTTTTCTTTTAATCACTAATTGCAATAAACCGCAAACTCATTTCCTTTAAATGTAAATAAGTTTACGGTTTATCGGTTTAGAAATTAATTTTTAATTCATTTTCACTTTAATCCTTGATACATACTCATCTAAATCATCCATCGTTTTTATTCTTAACACATTTTTTATAGATGCATAATAATCTTTCATAGATTCTTTAGTAATAACATTCATGCACCTTTCATCTTCGCTACAATCCCCTCTAACATTTTTCCATGGATCTTATTCATATCGTAAAGCATCAATAATATTTAAATTTGCAGCTTTATTAGCTGGGTACAGTCCAAAGAATATGCCAATAGCAGAAGAAAATGCAAATGCCATAAATATAACACTTAAAGTTATACTTGGTGTTATTTTAATAAATTTTCCAATGGTATACGCTAATCCAGAACCTAATGTAATCCCTATTAGCCCTCCCATTCCTGAAACAATAACAGATTCAACTAAAAATTGAATTAATACAACTTTTTTATTGGCTCCTATCGCTTTTCTTATTCCAATCTCACGGGTTCTTTCTGTAACAGATACCATCATAATATTCATAATCCCGATTCCACCAACTAAAAGGGAAATAGCAGCAATAGCACTTACAAATGCAGTCATTTTTCCTGTAATATTATTGACCATTTTCATCATACCTTCAGAAGTAGAAATCATGTATTTCTTTTTTCCTACGATATCATGTCTTCTTTCTACTAAATTTACAACACTCTTTACCGTCTCTTTTACATTTTGTCCGCTCTTTACGTTCATTTCTATGGCACCATAAGTTGTTTCCCCTGTAATTTGTTCTAAATTCGTATAAGGTGCATATAGACTAAATGTTTGTTTTCCTCCACCCATACTCATAAAACTCTTTGGTTTTTCAAATACGCCAACAACAACATATGAAAGGGTTTGTCCATCCACATCAAAAGTTATTCTTTTCCCTAAAGGATTTGTATCTTTAAAAAACTTTTCTGCCATCTTTGATTCTATGACTGCCGAATATCTTTGACTTGAAATATCATTCGGTACTAAAAATCGTCCTTTCTTTATGGTCATTTTTTCAATTTTATTATAATCTGACGCAACACCACTTAAATTTATATGATAAGTTTTTCTTCCTAAAGTCAGAGAACCAGATAATCCTTGGCTAAAAGATATTGCTTCCAGTTTACTCCCATAAATTCTTTTGATAGCTTTTAAATCACTATGATCCATATTCATTTCTTCACTGGTTACTTCCTCTTCGTTCATATATATGATAGCTTTATTGGCACCCCCATCTTTAAATTCTTTTGTCATGGAATTCTGACTGCCTTTTCCAAGAGCTACCAATGTAATAACGGAAGAAATTCCAATGATAATCCCTAACATGGTCAACAATGTTCTTAACTTATTTGCACGAACGGAAATGATGGCCATTTTTACACTTTCTAATATATTCATAGAATCACCTCTTCTCTATTCATAATTGTATATATCTCTAACGATAAAACCATCCTTCACCGTAATCACTCTTTTCGCTTGAGCTGCAATCTCTGGTTCATGGGTAACGATTACAATCGTATTTCCTTTTTGATTTAATTCTTTAAAAAGATTCATAATCTCATCTGTTGTTTTAGAATCTAGGTTCCCTGTAGGTTCATCTGCAAGGATTACAGATGGCTCTGTTACAAGGGCTCTCGCAACAGCGATTCTTTGTCTTTGCCCTCCAGATAATTCGTTGGGTTTGTGCTCTTTTCTTTCTAGTAATCCTACACTCTCTAAAGATTTTTCTGCTCTTAAAGTTCTTTCTTTCAGTGGTACTCCTAAATATATTAAAGGTAACTCCACATTTTGAAGAGAGGATAATTTAGGCAATAAGTTAAAGGACTGAAATACAAATCCGATTTCTCGGTTTCTGATTTTTGCCAATTCTTCATCATTCATTACGCAAACATCATTATTATTTAATATATACTTACCATCAGAAGAAGCATCCAGGCATCCTAAAATATTCATCAAAGTAGATTTACCAGAGCCTGATGGTCCAATGATGGCTACAAACTCTCCACTTTTTATATGCAGATTGATTCCTTTTAAAGCTTCAAATTCAAGACTTCCTGTTTTATATACTTTTTTCAAATCTGTAATCTTAATCATATGAACCGCCTCCTCTTTTATCCCTAAAATGTTTCTTCTTGAATTTTTGTATAATCTTCATTCATCAATAACTGATCTCCTACCTTTACTACATCACTAATAATTTCTACATAAACATCTCCTTCTACACCAATCTCCACAGGTACTTTTCTTACACTTTGATCTTTATTCATTACATTTACAAATTTATTTCCTCCAATGTCTGAACTAATTGCTTCGAATTTTACAGCTTTTACATTTTTCTTACTCGCTGTATTTAATACTAAGTTTACTGAGAATCCTGTTCTTAGGTCAGGAATATATTCGTCTAGAGCAATTCGAATCTCCACATATGCTTGTTTTTTACCAGCAATATTTTTCGTCCCTGGAGCAATTCTTATAACTTTACCAAATAAGGTTTTTCCTGTAATTGAATTTCCTGTAATTTTTACCTTTTGCTCTACCTTTACCTTATTAATATCCGCTTCTGAAATATTTGCAACGATTTCATTTTTCTTGAAGTTCTGTACATAAAACATATAATCTTCCCTTTTAAAAGCTACCCCTTCTTTTAAGTTTATTTGTGTTACTGTTCCATCTATACTACTTTTAATCGTTGTTTTTCCTAGGTCTTTTTCTAATTGCTTCAACTCTAAGTTGGCAGTTTCTATCGTTTTTCTTTGAATGGCTATATTCGATTGATTACTTGAATTTTTCAGTTTGAAATCAGCTTCATTAAAATTGTTCTGAGCTTGCTCAAAAGCTGTTTTAAATTTTTCAAATTCTGTATTGCTAATGGCTCTAGCTTCCCATAAAGCTTTGTTTGATTCATAATTTCTTTTTGCTTCTTCCATTTGAAGTTTTGCATTTTCAAGAGCA is part of the Crassaminicella profunda genome and encodes:
- a CDS encoding S-layer homology domain-containing protein, translated to MDIKMKKNNQIRSISYMVILIVLLSFGWMQSDGKMTSVAYAETAVELSNFERVLKDFEEAYTIYDAYEVIENADFRYLTDENIYDLLSITYKKPRWQQPDRGKTVEDVRLLLATKGGWIYRFADKAVKNGDTSQPTYYLSYKWPDNHGFIEGTENYIILPVDTLIDRYGYPGGSCLWQEGVAYKERSLTPGTKETKPYFIYKVIKPFEVRSGKIQPWFGVGTGSEFQYYLERNNVQYYLNNGYLEVVSDNDITSFALNEQTGKATINPSNHTVNIEVANGTDVTNLVPTIGIVSKATINPASGVARNFSSPVTYTVTAESGTQDWEVTVSIAPSSIASYTPVTLSQTGDVAHNNVQYKTASEVISALPSDIIVTLENGSTENIPVSWADTDGYNAKVAGNYTFTATWGTLPSGVDNDDTIIAPSCEVNVAQGTYTNAEAPVITNNIIGQIGESIMLDVSATVSDGGTISYKWYKTDNKNKSNPQPLSVTTAVYAVDTSSVGISYYYCEVTNTNNSVKGNKVVKVDSNVSQVTITKATLSSNSIASYTPVTLSQTGDVAHNNVQYKTVSEVVYALPSDITVNLENGSTASVPISWIDTDGYNAKVAGNYTFTATWGTFPSGVDNDYNISAPICEINVEQGTYTDAEMPNITNNLTDKAGQIGERITLDAAATVSDGGTISYKWYKTDNKNKSNSQPLSVTTAVYAVDTSNVGISYYYCEVTNTNNRVSGNKVAKIDSKVSQVTITTAPPSTNSIASYAPVTLFQTGDVAHNNVQYKTVSEVVYALPSDITVNLENGNTASVPISWIDTDGYNAKVAGNYTFTATWGTFPSGVDNNNNISAPSCEINVAKGSTGGGSSSRGSSSNYAPVQKTPTEKSNDEIKKAKPNAQGIIRVSVEAKSTSKGKTTFRLPNNFLGNKASVELTVKNKDLQVTLLNEMFTEKEKQVELIMEPTNKEELGLSEEEKNEIGEMTVYNISLKINGKKVDWEGDEEIAITINLDDKKNKDGHKFVAVYYDRKGNIQILKSSCYQNGKLYFTTKHLSDYGVMYVEPTFKDIENHWAKEGIEALTARDIIKGVSKDEFKPEKAISRADLVTLMVKHFEFKSKSTENFTSDSETVFDDVDSSKYYAKSIMVAKEIGLVKGCGNNMFKPLEPVSRQDMMVILQKCIEISGEYPNIKPTDKSYLNFSDSNDISSYALKSVELMINSEIVKERLDGIYPKENATRAEVAHALYNIMKTNMK
- a CDS encoding HlyD family secretion protein → MNKKIIIGVIGALVVVMLAALAFGVKTAGAKGKEENTQQTLTVEKMDLESNIYTNGTVTTDEARKINYDGTGVVEKVFVKEGEIVKKGQVLAKLKSDQLENNIQLKKIQIEIEKSKLDQMVKEGDQSLSIALENAKLQMEEAKRNYESNKALWEARAISNTEFEKFKTAFEQAQNNFNEADFKLKNSSNQSNIAIQRKTIETANLELKQLEKDLGKTTIKSSIDGTVTQINLKEGVAFKREDYMFYVQNFKKNEIVANISEADINKVKVEQKVKITGNSITGKTLFGKVIRIAPGTKNIAGKKQAYVEIRIALDEYIPDLRTGFSVNLVLNTASKKNVKAVKFEAISSDIGGNKFVNVMNKDQSVRKVPVEIGVEGDVYVEIISDVVKVGDQLLMNEDYTKIQEETF
- a CDS encoding ABC transporter permease, with protein sequence MNILESVKMAIISVRANKLRTLLTMLGIIIGISSVITLVALGKGSQNSMTKEFKDGGANKAIIYMNEEEVTSEEMNMDHSDLKAIKRIYGSKLEAISFSQGLSGSLTLGRKTYHINLSGVASDYNKIEKMTIKKGRFLVPNDISSQRYSAVIESKMAEKFFKDTNPLGKRITFDVDGQTLSYVVVGVFEKPKSFMSMGGGKQTFSLYAPYTNLEQITGETTYGAIEMNVKSGQNVKETVKSVVNLVERRHDIVGKKKYMISTSEGMMKMVNNITGKMTAFVSAIAAISLLVGGIGIMNIMMVSVTERTREIGIRKAIGANKKVVLIQFLVESVIVSGMGGLIGITLGSGLAYTIGKFIKITPSITLSVIFMAFAFSSAIGIFFGLYPANKAANLNIIDALRYE
- a CDS encoding phage tail protein; protein product: MVNIGEIKLFTYDDVPMGFFECDGRKLEKSKYPKLYMMIGSKYGTCEDLYFCLPNLKDDTPKGMKYCIAYMGEIPSIESKG
- a CDS encoding helix-turn-helix transcriptional regulator, which produces MNHIDTVIGREELKNQINQLYKNINKNVLLVKGSSGIGKTFAIRNILKTYPNVKVITCKQNHQYIMEFTLIKNLIDKIMEQILVLPTKKFNPLIYQIKNTLHTELEYIAYFADTVSKIFKDTKIKQIKDYTRQKYKIRKAVNNFVKLIVNTLGNICIHLDDIQWADENSLDMIKALIKDKSINATFILSYRDEFTQLSKEEKSYGVVELCPLKETEVKKIITERTSKDIIHSDYLARYIYSITLGNPFYITKVIDEFRSKQIIEHSHDDRYIVHIDKLTKSNISENVNEVMLSRVLELNNNEKLFLEYLSCFGGDISRRYFEKIFSQKSDTIIKSLIEKSFIFITDERYSFTHDIIFEYIYKNIDSKQREHIYYAIAKDLTEFYKTDKNLWSLLVTAIMNSRNIKWSKKRTKEWFYILSEACQHNVNYKKIREILITCKEIMDKNTNLHNNEILFKLAKCHYLLGDLESAKSIYDQMKERSSDKNHLLKIEDEQMNMFAYTGNHKEAMNTGIKMLEILGFEYNINNKEALIASFNDFNTLDNLDTWVCKDEAENVIDEQYILYRMIPSTKILCQSHFQYSLLLISNLALKKTKSKYKLFALTSCSFIMFNLLHNYKMGKQLSDIVMNNIDFNSEEEFVQETIAFYLTFVHHWSNDIYQTIQLLEKNNLTCLEKGIITHFEYSLASLMFAYCITGKNVSEASLAIRQRIEMLDITSVEGTHFINTYVNSIFDNYAKELKIKKAITLSSEQIKIEAMVGIWFSILASYINNHIEKVYRAIKLLQNHFVEVKGHIAYIQMIFITTLIMLEYHKNLDKGQQAIDKAIIDENRIFLENTISHYEKNHLARYYFVKGMYEKVFGDKELSIGYINKGISIAKKKSNHLLLVIGNRLAEICNSIPELKSFYSSEGTKALQKYISNDDENEKFQNSEAEENTSGYLILQAMQNMDENEAFKYFLNSIVESSLCNYACVLLNENNTYKLAYEKKENMPAIHYFPYRAIKDNSSIDKELLIMSKRLSDTIIKNKNSDKEKLIIILPIQVFGIEIGIFYIEAISHNKDKIIDLIHLVLPYLIYKLDGISNLNTDKNSDNYNNVLTPREIEILKHLSKGDSNQKISEIEFISVGTVKSHLNSIYTKLGVNNRRKAIIMAKDQHII
- a CDS encoding ABC transporter ATP-binding protein, giving the protein MIKITDLKKVYKTGSLEFEALKGINLHIKSGEFVAIIGPSGSGKSTLMNILGCLDASSDGKYILNNNDVCVMNDEELAKIRNREIGFVFQSFNLLPKLSSLQNVELPLIYLGVPLKERTLRAEKSLESVGLLERKEHKPNELSGGQRQRIAVARALVTEPSVILADEPTGNLDSKTTDEIMNLFKELNQKGNTIVIVTHEPEIAAQAKRVITVKDGFIVRDIYNYE